The Steroidobacteraceae bacterium genomic interval AGGTACTCGCCATCGAGGCGACCATCGCCCAACGGCCCGCCCACATGATTGCAGGTATTCGATACCGCACCGAAGCGGCCATCGCGGTAACTCAAGGCGACGCGCGACGCGCCGACCGCCACCGTCTGCAGCTCCTGAGTACGCAATGTTTCGACGGGTCCGAGATCAATCCATTCTTCTGCCATGGGCGTTGCCTCGTTGCGCGCCTGCTCGACGCAAAATTATGGCAGCTGCCGGCGCCAGCGGTTGGTTAGAATGCATGCATCAACGTAGGGAGACGAACGATGCGCCTGGCTCTTGTTGCTTTCATCTCGGTCCTGGGCCTTGCCGGTGCCGCACGCGCCGAGATCGTGGTCGTCACGGCCGATCACATGATCGACGTGCAGGGCGGGCGGGTGATCGACAAGCCCGCAATCACCATCGACAACGGGCGGATCACCTCGGTGGGGCAGGCCGGTGCGCCACTTCCCTTCGGTGCACGACAGATCGATTTGCCGGGCATGACGCTGCTGCCCGGCCTGATCGACATGCATGTGCATCTCACCAGCGATCCGACCTATGGCGGCTACCGCTATCTCGAGGTTACCGACAATTTCTGGACCATCGTCGGTGTCGCCAATGCGCGCAGGACGATCGAGGCCGGATTCACCACAGTGCGTAATGTCGGCTCGTCGAACTATGACGACGTCGCGCTCAAACAGGCCGTCGAGGCAGGTTACATCGTTGGCCCGCGTATCGTTCCGGCAACCTACGCGATCGGCGCCACGGGTGGGCATTGCGATACCACCGAGTTTCCGCCATCCGTGACGACACCGAATCCGGCGGTGGCCGACGGGCCCGACGCGATCCGCGCGACGGTCCGCAAGCTTCGCAAGGCAGGCGCCGAGGTCATCAAGTTCTGCGCCACGGGCGGTGTGTTCTCCAAGACCGATACCGTCGGCGGCCAGCAGTACAGCTACGAGGAAATGAAAGCGCTGGTCGACGAGGCACACATGCTCGGCTTGCGCGTCGCCGTGCATGCGCACGGAGCCGATGGCATCAAGACGGCGATCC includes:
- a CDS encoding amidohydrolase family protein, which codes for MRLALVAFISVLGLAGAARAEIVVVTADHMIDVQGGRVIDKPAITIDNGRITSVGQAGAPLPFGARQIDLPGMTLLPGLIDMHVHLTSDPTYGGYRYLEVTDNFWTIVGVANARRTIEAGFTTVRNVGSSNYDDVALKQAVEAGYIVGPRIVPATYAIGATGGHCDTTEFPPSVTTPNPAVADGPDAIRATVRKLRKAGAEVIKFCATGGVFSKTDTVGGQQYSYEEMKALVDEAHMLGLRVAVHAHGADGIKTAIRAGADTIEHCSLADQEAFDLAKKHGTYFSMDIYNDDYILAEGEKNGEFAESLEKERMIGLKQRQTFKAAHAAGVRMVFGTDGGVYPNGDNARQFEKMVSWGMTPLEAIRAATVTAAEALGRSKDVGAIEAGRYGDLIAVRGDPLADVNLLRQVAFVMQGGKVIKGP